A stretch of Gammaproteobacteria bacterium DNA encodes these proteins:
- a CDS encoding AlpA family phage regulatory protein, translating to MPALPFQWKGSPVSSSTPVPAANGDGICQRAVRRSELRKIVPLADTTIYEMERRGEFPQRFYLTSKCVVWDLGEVERWLTARRAECHAGRAKIATGPSVQSRRYRPIGDSENS from the coding sequence ATGCCGGCGCTGCCATTCCAGTGGAAGGGGTCTCCTGTGAGTTCTTCAACGCCAGTTCCGGCTGCAAACGGAGACGGGATCTGTCAGCGCGCCGTCCGTCGAAGCGAGCTGCGGAAGATTGTTCCTCTCGCGGATACCACCATCTACGAGATGGAGCGCCGCGGCGAGTTTCCCCAGCGCTTCTATCTGACTTCAAAGTGCGTAGTCTGGGACTTGGGTGAGGTCGAGCGGTGGCTTACGGCTCGGCGGGCGGAATGCCATGCAGGACGGGCGAAAATCGCCACCGGCCCTAGCGTCCAGTCCCGCCGCTATCGGCCAATTGGCGACTCTGAGAACAGCTAG
- the guaA gene encoding glutamine-hydrolyzing GMP synthase yields the protein MSADIHAQRVLILDFGSQYTQLIARRVRELGVYCEIYSWRTGAQAIRDFAPQGIILSGGPESVTEKRTPRIPDVVFSLGVPVLGICYGMQAMAAQLGGHVEASNRREFGYVQVRAQPGSGLLDGISDHIAEDGAALLDVWMSHGDKVVKLPPGFSLLAATASAPIAGMYDAKRHLYGLQFHPEVTHTRQGGRILEHFLHSICGCDGLWTAGSIIEDAIETIRATVGSDRVLLGLSGGVDSSVVAALLHRAIGDRLTCVFVDHGLLRLGEGDHVMDMFARNMGIKVIRVRAEARFMRNLKGVSDPERKRKIIGRTFIEVFEEKSARIKGVKWLAQGTIYPDVIESAASQHGNAHVIKSHHNVGGLPRRMKLSLLEPLKELFKDEVRKIGLELGLPHDMVYRHPFPGPGLGVRILGEVRKAYADILRQADAIFIEELHNAGLYHEVSQAFAVFLPVKSVGVTGDGRRYEWVIGLRAVETIDFMTARWAHLPYELLETASRRIMNEIAQVSRVTYDISSKPPATIEWE from the coding sequence ATGAGCGCCGACATCCACGCACAACGCGTCCTGATACTCGATTTCGGATCGCAGTACACACAACTGATCGCCCGTCGGGTGCGCGAACTGGGCGTGTATTGCGAGATCTACAGCTGGCGCACCGGCGCGCAGGCGATCAGGGATTTTGCGCCGCAGGGAATCATTCTCTCCGGCGGACCGGAATCGGTTACCGAAAAGCGCACGCCGCGGATACCCGATGTGGTGTTTTCGCTCGGCGTCCCGGTGCTGGGAATCTGCTACGGAATGCAGGCCATGGCAGCGCAGCTGGGCGGGCACGTCGAGGCCTCGAACCGGCGCGAATTCGGTTATGTCCAGGTACGGGCACAGCCCGGAAGCGGTTTGCTGGATGGCATCAGCGACCATATCGCCGAGGATGGCGCGGCACTGCTCGATGTGTGGATGAGTCATGGCGACAAGGTGGTGAAACTGCCTCCCGGTTTCAGTCTGCTGGCCGCCACGGCCAGTGCGCCGATTGCGGGCATGTACGATGCGAAGCGTCACCTCTACGGGCTGCAGTTTCACCCCGAGGTCACCCACACGCGCCAGGGCGGGCGGATTCTGGAGCACTTCCTGCACTCGATCTGTGGCTGCGACGGGCTGTGGACTGCCGGCAGCATCATCGAGGATGCAATCGAAACCATCCGTGCCACGGTGGGCTCGGACCGTGTCCTGCTCGGCTTGTCGGGCGGTGTCGATTCTTCGGTGGTTGCGGCATTGCTCCACCGCGCGATCGGTGACCGTCTGACCTGCGTATTCGTTGATCACGGCCTGCTGCGTCTCGGCGAGGGCGATCATGTGATGGACATGTTCGCGCGCAACATGGGCATCAAGGTGATACGGGTGCGCGCGGAGGCGCGCTTCATGCGCAATCTCAAGGGTGTGAGCGATCCGGAGCGCAAGCGCAAGATCATCGGGCGCACCTTCATCGAGGTCTTCGAGGAGAAATCCGCGCGCATCAAGGGTGTGAAGTGGCTGGCACAGGGCACCATCTACCCCGACGTGATCGAATCGGCGGCCTCGCAGCATGGCAATGCGCACGTGATCAAGTCCCATCACAATGTCGGTGGGCTGCCGCGGCGCATGAAGCTGTCACTGCTGGAACCGCTCAAGGAACTGTTCAAGGACGAAGTGCGCAAGATTGGTCTTGAACTCGGACTGCCGCACGATATGGTCTACCGCCATCCGTTTCCGGGCCCGGGGCTCGGGGTGCGGATTCTCGGTGAGGTGCGCAAGGCTTACGCCGACATCCTGCGCCAGGCCGATGCGATATTCATCGAGGAACTGCACAACGCGGGGCTCTATCACGAGGTGAGCCAGGCCTTTGCGGTGTTTCTGCCGGTCAAGTCGGTTGGCGTGACGGGGGACGGGCGGCGCTACGAATGGGTGATCGGTCTGCGCGCGGTGGAAACCATCGATTTCATGACCGCGCGCTGGGCGCATCTTCCCTACGAACTGCTGGAAACCGCCTCGCGACGCATCATGAACGAGATCGCGCAGGTCTCGCGCGTGACCTACGATATTTCCAGCAAGCCGCCCGCTACGATCGAGTGGGAGTGA
- the guaB gene encoding IMP dehydrogenase, whose product MLRVQEEALTFDDVLLMPGESDVVAKDVRLQTRLTREITLNIPLMSAAMDTVTESKLAIAIAQEGGIGIIHKNMTPEQQADEVRAVKRYESGVVREPVTIVSTATIRELIRLTIEKNFSGVPVLNRKRDLVGIVTNRDVRFAENLDDPVSTIMTRKRDLVTVREGTELAEIKKLLHRHRVEKVLVVDDNFRLCGMVTAKDIFKAERYPSACKDADGRLRVGAAVGVSGGTDERVTRLIEAGVDVLVVDTAHGHSRNVRNTVMAIKRDYPAIQVIAGNVATAEAARYLLDAGVDGVKVGIGPGSICTTRIVTGIGVPQISAVANVAAALADSGVPLIADGGIRFSGDVAKAVAAGASVVMVGSMLAGTEEAPGEIELFQGRSYKAYRGMGSLGAMAGGSSDRYFQDAADGVEKLVPEGIEGRVPYKGPISAIVHQLMGGLRAAMGYTGSPDIETMRTRPNFVRITSAGIHESHVHDVNITKEAPNYPVR is encoded by the coding sequence ATGCTGCGGGTACAGGAAGAAGCGCTGACCTTTGACGACGTACTGCTGATGCCCGGCGAGTCCGATGTCGTGGCCAAGGATGTGCGCCTCCAGACCCGCCTGACCCGCGAGATCACCCTCAATATTCCCCTGATGTCGGCGGCAATGGATACCGTCACGGAGTCCAAGCTGGCCATCGCCATTGCCCAGGAAGGCGGCATTGGCATTATCCACAAGAACATGACGCCGGAGCAGCAGGCCGACGAAGTGCGCGCGGTCAAGCGCTACGAGAGCGGCGTGGTGCGTGAGCCGGTCACCATTGTCTCGACCGCCACGATCCGCGAACTGATCCGGCTCACCATCGAAAAGAATTTTTCCGGGGTCCCGGTGCTCAACCGCAAGCGCGACCTGGTCGGCATAGTGACCAACAGGGATGTGCGGTTTGCCGAGAATTTGGATGATCCGGTTTCCACCATCATGACCCGCAAACGCGACCTCGTGACGGTTCGCGAGGGCACCGAACTGGCTGAAATCAAGAAGCTGCTGCATCGGCACCGGGTCGAGAAAGTATTGGTCGTCGATGACAATTTCCGGCTCTGCGGCATGGTCACGGCCAAGGATATCTTCAAGGCCGAGCGTTATCCCAGCGCTTGCAAGGATGCAGACGGCCGGCTGCGCGTGGGCGCTGCGGTGGGCGTTTCGGGTGGCACGGACGAGCGCGTGACGCGGCTGATCGAGGCCGGGGTGGATGTACTGGTCGTCGACACCGCGCACGGCCACTCGCGCAATGTGCGCAATACGGTGATGGCGATCAAGCGGGATTACCCCGCGATCCAGGTGATTGCCGGCAACGTGGCAACGGCCGAGGCCGCGAGGTATCTGCTCGATGCGGGCGTCGACGGGGTGAAGGTGGGCATCGGTCCGGGCTCGATCTGCACCACGCGTATCGTCACCGGCATCGGGGTGCCGCAGATCAGCGCGGTCGCGAATGTGGCGGCGGCGCTGGCTGACAGCGGGGTGCCGTTGATCGCCGATGGTGGTATCCGCTTCTCGGGCGATGTGGCAAAGGCGGTTGCCGCCGGCGCCTCGGTAGTGATGGTCGGCAGCATGCTTGCCGGCACCGAGGAGGCGCCCGGGGAAATCGAACTGTTCCAGGGACGCAGCTACAAGGCCTATCGCGGCATGGGCTCGCTTGGCGCGATGGCGGGCGGCTCGAGCGACCGCTATTTCCAGGATGCCGCCGACGGTGTGGAAAAGCTGGTTCCGGAGGGCATCGAAGGGCGTGTTCCGTACAAGGGCCCCATCTCCGCGATCGTGCATCAATTGATGGGTGGGCTGCGCGCGGCGATGGGTTATACCGGGAGTCCGGATATCGAGACCATGCGCACCCGCCCGAACTTCGTGCGCATCACCTCTGCCGGCATCCATGAAAGCCATGTGCACGACGTGAACATCACCAAGGAAGCGCCCAATTACCCGGTGCGCTGA
- the msrA gene encoding peptide-methionine (S)-S-oxide reductase MsrA produces the protein MKDATRISLPQPSAALPGREQEMRVPARHFVNGHPLRAPFPAGMQCAVFALGCFWGAERRFWQQTGVYSTAVGYTAGVTPNPDYREVCSGRTGHTEAVHVVFDPDSTSFGALLKVFWESHDPTQGMRQGNDVGTQYRSGIYTFDAQQLQAALQSREVYQGALVAAGFGEITTEICALDTFYYAEEYHQQYLAKNPAGYCGLGGTQVSCPVGLSG, from the coding sequence ATGAAGGACGCAACCAGGATTTCGTTGCCGCAACCTTCCGCGGCGCTGCCGGGGCGGGAGCAGGAGATGCGGGTTCCGGCGCGGCATTTTGTGAACGGACATCCCCTGCGCGCACCCTTTCCGGCCGGCATGCAGTGCGCGGTGTTCGCACTGGGCTGCTTCTGGGGCGCCGAGCGCCGTTTCTGGCAGCAAACCGGCGTGTATTCGACAGCGGTCGGGTATACGGCGGGAGTGACGCCCAATCCCGATTATCGTGAGGTCTGCTCGGGCCGGACGGGTCATACGGAAGCAGTGCACGTCGTTTTCGATCCCGATTCCACCAGTTTCGGCGCGCTGCTCAAGGTTTTCTGGGAGAGTCATGACCCGACCCAGGGGATGCGCCAGGGCAACGACGTCGGCACCCAGTACCGCTCCGGTATCTACACCTTCGACGCGCAGCAATTGCAGGCGGCACTGCAGAGCCGCGAGGTCTACCAGGGCGCGCTGGTTGCGGCGGGATTCGGCGAGATCACCACCGAGATATGCGCGCTGGACACCTTTTACTATGCCGAGGAATACCATCAGCAGTACCTCGCCAAGAATCCCGCGGGTTACTGCGGTCTCGGTGGCACGCAGGTGAGTTGTCCTGTCGGTCTGAGCGGCTGA
- a CDS encoding SDR family oxidoreductase — MPDAMFDLSGKVALVTGASRGIGESIARLLAKHGAHVIVSSRKRADCAVVAASIVESGGSAEAAACHIGNLEDIAAIFAHIRAVHGRLDILVNNAATNPYFGHVLDTDPGAFQKTVDVNIRGYFFMSVEGARLMREHGGGSIVNTASINGLQPSPGQAIYSITKAAVINMTKAFARECGEFNIRVNALLPGLTKTRFAGALFDNPEIHREIIGRVPLGRHALPDEMAGTVLYLVSAAASYITGECIVVDGGVTI; from the coding sequence ATGCCGGATGCGATGTTTGATCTGAGTGGCAAGGTGGCGCTGGTCACCGGCGCGAGCCGCGGAATCGGTGAGTCGATCGCGCGCCTGCTGGCCAAGCACGGGGCACACGTGATCGTGTCGAGCCGCAAGCGTGCCGACTGTGCGGTGGTCGCCGCCTCGATCGTCGAGAGCGGTGGTTCGGCCGAGGCCGCGGCCTGTCATATCGGCAACCTGGAGGATATTGCGGCGATTTTTGCCCATATTCGTGCGGTCCACGGACGGCTCGACATCCTGGTGAACAACGCCGCGACCAACCCCTATTTCGGACATGTGCTCGATACCGATCCCGGTGCGTTCCAGAAGACCGTCGATGTGAACATCCGCGGTTACTTCTTCATGTCGGTGGAGGGTGCGCGCCTGATGCGTGAACATGGCGGCGGCTCGATCGTCAACACCGCATCGATCAACGGGCTGCAACCGTCACCGGGGCAGGCGATCTATTCGATCACCAAGGCGGCGGTGATCAACATGACGAAGGCGTTTGCCCGCGAGTGTGGCGAATTCAATATCCGCGTCAATGCGCTGCTGCCCGGCCTGACCAAGACCCGTTTTGCCGGAGCCCTGTTCGACAACCCGGAGATTCACCGTGAAATCATCGGACGCGTGCCCCTTGGCCGCCACGCGCTGCCCGACGAGATGGCCGGCACCGTTTTGTATCTGGTGTCCGCAGCGGCGAGCTATATCACCGGAGAGTGTATCGTGGTCGATGGCGGAGTGACGATCTAG
- a CDS encoding phosphotransferase family protein has translation MGNALQNLPLERLGSCLERAIPGFRGLREARKFPGGQSNPTFLLEAASGRYVLRRKPPGELLKSAHAVDREFRVIRALAGSAVPVPAALYLCDDDSVIGSMFYVMEHLDGRVLWEPTLPELSNERRARVYDEMNRVLVALHRVDPVAAGLADFGQPGNYYARQVSRWSKQYRAAETTRVDAMERLMSWLEARIPGDDGRVSLVHGDYRLDNLMFHPAEERIIAVLDWELSTLGHPYADLAYQCMQWRLPAGQAALRGLGGVERVALGIPDEKSYVASYCERMGIDDIGDWNFYLAVSFFRLAAICQGVYKRGIDGNASSAEALRYGDAARAIAAAGCAVID, from the coding sequence ATGGGCAATGCACTGCAGAACCTTCCCCTTGAACGCCTGGGTTCTTGTCTGGAACGTGCAATTCCGGGTTTCCGTGGGCTGCGCGAGGCGCGCAAGTTTCCCGGCGGTCAATCGAACCCCACCTTCCTGCTGGAGGCTGCGAGTGGCCGTTATGTGTTGCGCCGCAAACCCCCGGGCGAACTGCTGAAATCGGCGCATGCCGTCGACCGGGAGTTCCGGGTGATCCGTGCCCTGGCCGGCAGCGCGGTACCGGTGCCGGCGGCGTTGTATCTTTGCGACGATGACAGCGTGATCGGGAGCATGTTCTATGTCATGGAGCACCTGGACGGGCGGGTGCTGTGGGAGCCGACATTGCCGGAACTGTCGAACGAACGGCGCGCGCGCGTTTACGATGAAATGAACCGTGTGCTCGTGGCGCTGCACCGCGTGGATCCGGTGGCAGCCGGGTTGGCCGATTTCGGACAGCCGGGAAACTACTACGCACGCCAGGTGAGCCGTTGGAGCAAGCAGTACCGGGCCGCGGAAACCACGCGTGTCGATGCGATGGAGAGACTCATGAGCTGGCTGGAAGCGAGGATTCCCGGCGATGACGGGCGCGTATCTCTGGTGCACGGAGATTATCGTCTCGACAACCTGATGTTTCATCCCGCGGAGGAGCGCATCATTGCGGTACTGGACTGGGAGCTCTCGACGCTGGGGCATCCCTATGCGGACCTTGCCTATCAGTGCATGCAGTGGCGCCTGCCGGCCGGGCAGGCGGCATTGCGCGGGCTTGGCGGCGTCGAGCGCGTGGCGCTCGGCATCCCCGATGAAAAGAGTTATGTCGCGAGTTACTGCGAGCGCATGGGCATTGACGATATCGGCGACTGGAATTTCTATCTGGCGGTCAGTTTTTTTCGTCTTGCCGCCATCTGCCAGGGCGTCTACAAGCGCGGCATCGACGGCAATGCCTCGAGCGCCGAGGCGCTACGCTACGGTGATGCGGCGCGCGCGATAGCGGCCGCCGGTTGCGCAGTGATCGATTGA
- a CDS encoding zinc-dependent alcohol dehydrogenase family protein, translating into MRAMVLHAPGERLQACEVAIPVPAPAQLLLRILACGICRTDLHVVDNDLREPRLPLIPGHQIIGCVVALGSAVSGFAIGDRVGVPWLGGSCGCCAYCRRGEENLCDEALYTGYQIDGGFAEYCVADAHYCFAIPDKLDSVQAAPLLCAGLIGYRAYRPVQSAQRLGFYGFGAAAHILVQIACAHGQEVYAFTREGDHEAQAFARRLGARWAAGCECAPPCELDAAIIFAPAGELLPLALRAVRKGGRVVCAGIHMSDIPSFPYALLWGERHIQSIANLTRRDGEEFLPLAAALPVRTEVHAYRLEQANEALDDLREGRFSGAAVLIP; encoded by the coding sequence CGCTCCAGGGGAGCGTCTGCAAGCCTGCGAGGTCGCGATCCCGGTACCCGCTCCCGCGCAGCTGCTGTTGCGGATCCTGGCATGCGGCATATGCCGTACCGACCTGCATGTAGTCGACAACGATTTGCGCGAACCGCGCCTGCCACTGATACCCGGGCATCAGATCATTGGCTGTGTGGTGGCGCTCGGCAGCGCGGTGAGCGGATTCGCCATCGGTGACCGGGTCGGTGTTCCCTGGTTGGGGGGAAGCTGCGGGTGTTGTGCCTATTGCCGTCGCGGCGAGGAAAATCTTTGCGATGAGGCGCTCTACACCGGTTATCAGATTGATGGTGGATTCGCGGAATATTGCGTTGCCGACGCACACTACTGTTTTGCGATTCCGGACAAGCTCGACAGTGTGCAGGCAGCTCCGCTGCTGTGCGCCGGCCTCATCGGCTATCGCGCATACCGGCCGGTGCAATCGGCACAGCGCCTGGGGTTCTACGGCTTCGGAGCGGCAGCGCATATTCTGGTGCAGATAGCCTGCGCCCACGGTCAGGAAGTTTATGCCTTTACCCGCGAAGGCGATCACGAGGCGCAGGCGTTCGCGCGGCGGCTCGGAGCTCGTTGGGCGGCGGGTTGCGAGTGCGCACCGCCCTGCGAACTCGATGCCGCGATCATTTTCGCCCCGGCGGGTGAACTGCTGCCCCTCGCGCTGCGCGCGGTGCGCAAGGGCGGGAGAGTGGTCTGCGCCGGTATTCACATGAGCGATATCCCGTCATTCCCGTACGCATTGTTGTGGGGTGAGCGGCATATCCAGTCCATTGCCAACCTGACCCGGCGCGATGGCGAGGAGTTCCTGCCGCTGGCCGCGGCCTTGCCCGTGCGAACCGAAGTGCATGCCTACCGCCTGGAGCAGGCCAACGAGGCGCTGGATGATCTGCGCGAAGGGCGCTTCAGCGGAGCCGCGGTGCTCATACCCTGA